A DNA window from Zingiber officinale cultivar Zhangliang chromosome 3A, Zo_v1.1, whole genome shotgun sequence contains the following coding sequences:
- the LOC122051810 gene encoding endoglucanase 7-like, translating to MGNERFVTVVLVVFLAVAAAASKDLDYKDALSKSLLYFEAQRSGRLPYTQRVAWRGHSGLTDGLQQGVDLVGGYYDAGDHVKFGLPMAFTITMLSWSVIEYGEEIAAAGEYRHALEAIKWGTDYFIKAHTHPFVLWAEVGDGDTDHYCWQRPEDMTTSRQAYKIDKENPGSDIAGETAAAMAAAFIVFRKSNPKYARLLLHHARQLFEFGDKYRGKYDSSIREAKSYYPSWSGYEDELLWAALWLHRATGRKEYMEYVVENGGAFGGTGWAVTEFSWDVKFAGVQIMASKLLQDERNLTKAQVTELEQYRAKAEHYVCACLHKNAGDDDGSVNVHRSPGGMLYVRQWNNMQYVTGAAFLLAVYAAQLEAAGGRLRCAGGDAGAEELMGLAKSQADYILGANPMRTSYLVGFGPKYPGRVHHRGASIVTYKRSKGFIGCMQGYYDWYGRRGTNPNVVVGAIVGGPDGRDQFRDDRGNYMQTEACTYNTAPMVGLFAKLHHSTTTSLSARSSKETPTIRQVVSRRAIYRERAD from the exons ATGGGGAACGAGAGATTTGTGACCGTCGTTTTGGTTGTTTTCTTGGCTGTTGCTGCTGCAGCTTCGAAGGATTTGGATTACAAGGATGCTCTGTCCAAGTCTCTGCTTTACTTCGAGGCGCAGCGATCCGGCAGGCTGCCCTACACACAGCGCGTCGCCTGGCGGGGTCACTCCGGCCTCACCGACGGGCTGCAACAAGGA GTGGACTTGGTCGGGGGATACTACGACGCCGGCGACCACGTCAAGTTCGGCCTGCCGATGGCCTTCACCATCACAATGCTGTCGTGGAGCGTGATTGAGTACGGGGAGGAGATCGCCGCCGCCGGAGAGTACCGGCACGCGCTGGAGGCCATCAAGTGGGGCACCGATTACTTCATCAAGGCTCACACCCACCCCTTCGTCCTCTGGGCCGAG GTCGGCGACGGCGACACCGATCACTACTGCTGGCAGCGGCCGGAGGACATGACGACGTCGCGGCAAGCGTACAAGATCGACAAAGAGAATCCCGGGTCGGACATCGCCGGCGAGACGGCGGCTGCCATGGCGGCCGCCTTCATCGTGTTCCGCAAGTCCAACCCCAAGTACGCCCGCCTCCTCCTGCATCACGCTCGACAG CTGTTCGAGTTCGGGGACAAGTACCGGGGCAAGTACGACAGCAGCATCCGTGAGGCGAAGAGCTACTACCCGTCGTGGAGCGGGTACGAGGACGAGCTGCTGTGGGCGGCGCTGTGGCTGCACAGGGCGACAGGGCGGAAGGAGTACATGGAGTACGTGGTGGAGAACGGCGGCGCGTTCGGCGGCACGGGGTGGGCGGTGACGGAGTTCAGCTGGGACGTCAAGTTCGCCGGCGTTCAAATCATGGCGTCCAAG CTACTGCAAGACGAGAGAAATCTAACGAAGGCCCAAGTAACTGAGCTGGAGCAGTACCGAGCGAAGGCGGAGCACTACGTGTGCGCTTGCCTCCACAAGAACGCTGGCGACGACGACGGCAGCGTCAACGTGCACCGCTCCCCCGGCGGCATGCTCTACGTCCGCCAGTGGAACAACATGCAGTACGTCACCGGCGCCGCCTTCCTCCTTGCCGTCTACGCCGCCCAGCTGGAGGCGGCGGGCGGGCGGCTCCGCTGCGCGGGCGGCGACGCGGGGGCGGAGGAACTGATGGGCCTGGCGAAGTCGCAGGCCGACTATATTTTAGGCGCGAATCCTATGCGGACCAGCTACTTGGTGGGCTTCGGGCCCAAGTATCCAGGGCGGGTCCACCACCGTGGGGCCTCCATCGTGACGTACAAGAGGAGCAAAGGCTTCATCGGGTGTATGCAG GGATACTACGATTGGTATGGAAGGCGGGGAACAAACCCAAATGTGGTAGTTGGTGCGATAGTTGGGGGACCGGATGGCCGAGACCAATTCAGGGACGACCGCGGAAACTACATGCAGACGGAGGCTTGCACATATAATACCGCACCGATGGTGGGCTTGTTTGCCAAGTTGCACCACTCGACGACGACGTCGTTGTCAGCTCGATCGTCCAAGGAAACGCCGACGATACGGCAAGTGGTGTCGAGAAGAGCTATTTATAGGGAGAGGGCTGATTAG